Proteins encoded by one window of Candidatus Nitrosocosmicus hydrocola:
- a CDS encoding Lrp/AsnC family transcriptional regulator translates to MYSMSRRIRKNTIKSQEYIQNRVSNKKTKIRISEKSDVTFDKINIEIFRNVLKNPDIKSSEIAKLVDIPLSTIQRRRSRIERSHLLQKNFVIDYQRLGLRIADLLIKISKGDIEKIINDVVKQHSKSILEITVRIGHPDINLVVRMAYKNNDEIYEIMRTVNTIENLESVQWSEILKEIKLDRQGLIENLFAQIKSV, encoded by the coding sequence TTGTATTCTATGTCGAGAAGGATAAGAAAAAATACTATTAAGAGCCAAGAATATATCCAAAATAGAGTTAGCAATAAGAAAACGAAGATTCGTATTTCGGAAAAATCAGATGTCACTTTTGATAAAATAAATATTGAAATCTTTAGAAATGTTCTAAAAAATCCTGACATAAAATCATCAGAAATAGCAAAACTTGTAGATATTCCTCTATCAACTATCCAAAGAAGAAGAAGCAGGATAGAGAGATCTCATCTGCTACAAAAAAATTTTGTAATAGATTACCAACGATTAGGATTGAGAATAGCAGATCTGTTGATTAAAATTTCAAAGGGGGATATTGAAAAAATTATAAACGACGTCGTCAAACAACATTCCAAAAGCATTCTCGAAATAACTGTACGTATTGGTCATCCCGACATCAATTTGGTAGTTAGAATGGCCTACAAGAATAACGATGAAATATATGAAATTATGCGCACAGTCAATACAATTGAAAATTTGGAAAGCGTTCAATGGTCTGAAATTCTTAAGGAAATAAAATTGGACAGACAAGGGTTAATAGAAAACCTGTTCGCACAGATCAAATCCGTTTAA
- a CDS encoding VOC family protein produces the protein MSEKPFTNIVNYFELPSDNNDQLKEFYNKIFKWKFEKGKDTSDYWYTDSPGIKGALLKRRSEEQKAPTIFVQVESLDDCISKATNSGAQIIVDKQDVSEGTFVIIKDPQGNSIGIWQPKSQ, from the coding sequence ATGTCAGAGAAACCATTTACAAACATTGTCAATTATTTTGAATTACCATCTGATAACAATGATCAATTAAAAGAGTTCTACAATAAAATATTTAAGTGGAAGTTTGAAAAAGGCAAAGATACTTCAGATTATTGGTATACAGATAGTCCAGGGATTAAAGGAGCACTGTTAAAAAGAAGAAGCGAAGAACAGAAAGCACCTACCATCTTTGTTCAAGTTGAATCGTTAGATGACTGTATATCAAAAGCAACGAATTCTGGAGCACAAATCATCGTTGACAAACAAGATGTTTCAGAAGGGACTTTTGTAATTATTAAAGATCCGCAAGGAAATTCAATTGGTATTTGGCAGCCCAAATCTCAATAA
- a CDS encoding SRPBCC family protein, with product MTRIQTSIEIQAPVEQVFEYYTNPDNIKESWPRDIVKDSENISGQKSEEGSEMKVKGEYMGKQDEMLLEVAQKEQNKRLVTKQTEGPFQSWESTQIFQSNGNNSTKVDHTINYELPTTGKIANFLTGSQAEDKIRQGIQQTAHSVKQKLESNQQ from the coding sequence ATGACAAGAATACAAACAAGCATAGAAATACAAGCACCAGTTGAACAAGTTTTTGAATATTATACAAATCCAGATAACATCAAGGAATCTTGGCCTCGTGATATAGTAAAGGATTCCGAAAATATATCCGGACAAAAAAGCGAAGAAGGATCTGAAATGAAAGTCAAAGGTGAATACATGGGTAAGCAAGATGAAATGCTATTGGAAGTAGCTCAAAAAGAACAGAATAAGAGACTAGTTACAAAACAAACAGAAGGTCCGTTTCAAAGTTGGGAAAGTACTCAAATATTCCAAAGCAATGGAAATAATTCTACAAAGGTCGATCATACCATAAATTATGAATTACCAACGACTGGAAAGATTGCTAACTTCTTAACTGGAAGTCAGGCTGAAGATAAAATTAGACAAGGAATTCAACAAACAGCACATTCAGTAAAGCAAAAACTAGAGTCAAATCAACAATAA